In Candidatus Manganitrophus noduliformans, the genomic stretch GGATCGGCATCACCCCCGATTGGATTACATTGATGAACGGCGCGGGGTACAACCCGAAGAAAATCGTCATCGACGCCAGCAAGACCAGCGGAAGACGGTCGACCAGGCTTCGCGCGTCGACCACATGCGCCATCCGCGGATCGGGCGCGCCGAAGAACATGTCGCGGATCATCCGGAAATAATAGGCCCAGGTGATTGTGATCGCCATCGCCGCTAAAACCGTCTGCACCGGATAGACCCGCCAGCTTCCCAAAAAGACCATCAGCTCCCCGATGAAGTTCATCGCCCCCGGCATCCCGAACGAGGCCGCGGAGCCGATCACAAAAGCAGTGGCGATAAAGGGCATCTTCGACGCCAACCCCCCTCCCATCGATGGGATATCGAGGGTGTGGGTCTGATAATAGATGTAACCGGCCAGCGCGAAGAGAAGCCCCATCGCCATCGCGTCGGCGAAGAGAAAGAAAACCGCCCCGGTCAGACTGATCTGGTTCAACGACGCCATCCCGAGGAAGATATACCCCATGTGGGCGACCGACGAGTAGCCGACGACGAACTTGGTGTCCTTCTGCAGAAACGCCACCAGCCCGCCGTAGAAAATGTTGATGACGCAGATGACGGCGATGATCGGCATCCACTGCTGCGTCGCCGTGGGGAAGAGATAGAAGCAGATCCGGATGATCGTGAAGTGCCCGAGCTTCTTCAAGACCCCGGCGTGCATCATGCTGGCAGCGGCCGGCGCGGCGGCGTAGCCGACCGGCGACCAGGAGTGGAACGGAAAGATCGCCGCGATCGGCGCGAAGCCCAAGAAGATCAGCCAGAAATAGAGGTTCTCCTTCGACTTCAGAAGATGTCCCTTCTCGGCGATCTCGATGATGTTGAAGGTCCGCAGCCCCGAATCGACGTAGACCAACAGGAGCCCCAGCAAGGCGACGACCGCGCCGAGGGAGAGGTAGAGGGTCAGCTTCATCGCGGCGTACTCTTTGCTCGACCGGTTGAAGTTGAAGAAGTGGGCGACCGAATCGCTGAGGGGGTCGCCCGCTTTTTTCATGTCGAGGTAGCCCTTGGTGTGCCGTCCCCAGATCACCAGGAAGAGGTACATCGGGATCACCGAGAGCTCGTAGAAGAAAAAGAGGAAGAAGAGATCGAGCGACATGTAGACCCCGATCGTCGCCGAGCCCAAGACAAGGAGGTTGATGTAAAACTCTTTCAGGCGGTCTTTGATGTGCCAGGAGACGAAGATCCCGGCGAACATCAACATCGCCGAGGCGAGGACCATCGGCGCCCCGATCCCGTCAACCCCCAAGAAAAAGGAGATCCCGAGCTCGGACGACCAGACGGTCTGCTCCTGGAACTGGAAGCCGCCGGCGGCATGGTCGTAAACAAACATCAGGTAGGCCGATCCGAGGAGCGAGAGGCCGGCGAAGGTCGCGGCGATCCCGTGGACAATCTCCCGCTGTTTGTTGGAGACGAAGAAGAGAAGGAACGCCCCGATAAACGGCGTAAAGAGGATGAAGGAGAGGAGATGATTAGTCATTCGGCGCCTCCATTCCGGCGAGAGAAACCTTGTCCGCAATCGGAGGGAGGTTCTCATTGGTGAAAGGGGGGAAGGAGGGGAGAAGCTCTTCGATGGAATCGAACTGGAACAGCCCGGCCGGGGTGACTTCGACCGCCGGTTCGGTGACCGCCGGGGTGCTGCCCGCGACCCGTTGGGCGACGAAGTCGATCGAGCCGTCCATCGCCTTCAAAAAGGGCATCGGATAGATGCCGACCCAAAAAATCATCACGGCGAGCGCCACGCAAATGCCGATCTCCCGCCGGTCGAGGTCGGGGATCTTCTCGTTCTTCGGGTTGGTGATCTGCCCCATCATGATCCGCTGATAGAGCCAAAGAAGATAGGCGGCGCCGAGAAGGACGCCGACGATCGCGGTAACGGTCAGCCGCCAGTCGAGCTGCGCCGCGCCGACCAGGATCAGCAACTCCCCGACGAAGCCGTTTGTTCCCGGGAAGGCCATCGACGAGAGGGAGATGATCATGTAGAACGCGGCGAAAATCGGAAGACGCCGCCCCAGCCCGCCGTATTCGGAGATCGCGCGGGTGTGGCGCCGCTCATAGAGGAATCCGACGACCAAAAAGAGGCCGGCGGTCGAGATCCCGTGGTTCAACATCTGGATCATCCCCCCCTGGATGCCGGTCCGGTTCAGCGCGAAGATCCCGAGGACGACAAAACCGAGGTGGCTGATCGAAGAATAGGCGATCAGCTTCTTGATGTCGTCCTGCGCCAGCGCCAGGAGGGCCCCGTAGACGATCCCGATCACGGAGAGGATCGTCATCATCGGAACGAAGTTGATCGAGGCTTCCGGCAGGAGCGGAAGGGAGAAGCGGACAAAGCCGTAGGTCCCCATCTTCAAGAGGACCCCCGCCAGGAGGACGCTCCCGGCGGTCGGCGCTTCGACGTGGGCATCCGGCAGCCAGGTGTGGAAGGGGAACATCGGGACTTTAAAAGCGAAGCCGAAGAAGAGGAGGAGAAAGACGATGTTCTGCTTCGTCTCCGACATCGGCGCCTTCAACAGATCCAATATGCTGAACGAGTAACTCTGCGAGAGGTTCTGCGCCAAGGCATAGTCGTGGTAATTCAAATAAAGGATCACGAAGCCGACCAGCATCAAGACGCTGCCGAGGAGGGTGTAGAGGACGAACTTTAATGACGCGTAGTCGCGGTTGGCCCCCCCCCAGATCTTGATCAGGAAATACATCGGGATCAGCATGATCTCCCAGAAGAGGAAGAAAAGCAGCAGATCGATCGCCATGAAGACCCCGACGACCGTCGTCTCCAATACCAGAAGGCAGATCAGGTACTGTTTGAGATTCAGCTCGACCCCTTTCCAGGAGAAGAGGACCAGAAGAACCATCAGGAAGGTGGTGAGGGTGACGAGGAAGAGGCTGAACCCGTCGACCCCGAGGTGATAGGCGGCCCCGAGCGGCCGGATCCAGTTCAGCTCCTCGACGAACTGCATGTTCGGCGTTCCCCGCTGGAAGAGCAGCGGAAGGAGGAGCGAGAGGGCGAAGACGACCGACGTGGTCGCCAGCGCCGTCACCCGCATCTGCCGCTCGTCCTTCAAAAACGCAATCGCCAGCGCCCCGAGCGCCGGGAGAAGAAGGAGCAACGTCAGCACCGGAAACCCGATCTGGTCGCTTGCGAAGATTTGATCCATCGTGCCTATCATTAATTTGATCCGTTCCCTGTAGGGGCGATCGGCCGATCGCCCTGTCTTAAATCCCGAAAAGGGGCGAATGCAATTCGCCTACAAATCATTGCAACATCACCATCATCAGGCCTTTAATCTGCTCTTTGAACATCCAATAGATGTTCACCAGGAAGAAGATCCCGACGATGATGACCATCGCGTAATTGTGGACCGAGCCGGTCTGCAGCCGGCGGAAGATCCGCGCCAGCACATGGTTGGAGTAGCCGACCATATTGATGAATCCGTAGACGACATAATTCTCGATCAGGTTCGAATACCAGCTCCCGCCGAAGATCCCGCGTCCGATGGCGTTCACCGCGCCGTCGATCACGCCGACGTCGAACCGCCGGCAGGCGGCGACGAAACGCTTCATCGGCTGGATGATGACGTTGTTGTACGCCTCGGTGACGAACGCCTCGTATTCGGCGATCGGATTGTTCGCGGCCCACAGGAGGCCCTCTCCCCCCTTCCGGTAAACAATGTCGGTGTCGAGCGAGATCGTCGGCTCCGGATGGAGCTTCTTCAAGAAAAGAAGAAAGACCAGGCCGGTCGCCGCGAGGAGCTGGAACGATTGGAAGAGATGCTCCAGGGTGTAGGGGTGGTATTCGACCGCGTTCGGCAGGAGCTGATAGAGCAGCGTCGGCCAGACCCCCAGCAGAATGCAGAAGAAGGCGGCGAGCCCCATCCCCCAGATCATGTTGACCGGAGGGTCTTTCGCCGGGATCTTTTTGTCCTCGCCGAGGAAGACGGCGTAGGGGAGCTTCAGCGTGGTCGAGATAAAGGTCCCGCAAGAGGCGAGCATCAACATCACGTAGATTGCGATCCGGTGCGCCTCGCCCGCCGCCGAGATCGTCATCGATTTGCTGATGAAGCCCGACATCAGCGGCACGCCGGAGATCGAAAAGCCGCCGATCATAAAGAGGACGAAAGTGATCGGCATCGTTTTATAGAGGCCGCCGAGCTCGGTCGCTTTTCGCTTCCCGGTCATGAAGATCACCGACCCCATCCCCATCATCAGGAGCGCTTTATAGAGGATGTGGGCGAAGGCGTGCGCCACCGCGCCGTTGATCGCCAGCTGCGTTCCGATCCCGATTCCCGCCACCATGAAGCCGACCTGGCTGACGATATGGTAGGCGAGGAGCCGGCGGATGTTGTTTTCGATCATCGCGTAGCCGACGCCGTAGAGGGCCATGAAGGCGCCGAGCCACATCAGCAGCTCCATCCCGGCGTACCCTCGCGCAAGCACATAAACCGCCGTCTTCGTCGTGAAGGCCGAGAGGAAGACGGTCCCGGTGACGGTCGCCTCCGGATAAGCGTCGGGGAGCCAGGCGTGGAGCGGGGGGGCGGCGGCGTTGACCAGGAATCCCAGAAGAATGAGCGATCCTCCCCATCCGCCGTGCGGGAGGGCGTCGAAGAGGAGGGTTTTGGTCTCGGTGGCATGGATGACGATCCCCGCCAAAAGCGCCACCCCGCCGAAGACATGGACCAGAAGATACCGGAAGCCGGGCGCCTCCCCTTCTTTTCCCCGGGCCCAGACGAGCATGACCGACGCGAAGGCCATGATCTCCCAGAAAAGAAAGAGGGTGAAGAGATCGCCGGAGAAGACGACCCCCAAGGCGCTTCCGGCGTAGGTGAGCGCCGCGATATGCTCCAGGTCGTTCTTCACATGGAGGGCGTAGACCATCCCGATCGTCGCCATCAATGTGAAGATGTAGCTGAAGACGAGGCTCATCTTGTCGACCCGCCCCATCACCAGCTCGTTCCCTAAAAAGTTGAAGACGCCGTAGCGGCCGGGATCGAGAAAGACGACGAGGAGAAAGGCCGCGGCGGGGAGGGCGACGAGATAACCTTCTTTCACCTTTCCTTTCAGGAAGGGGATCAGGGCGGCGCCGAGGATCAGGAGCAGTCCGGGGTGAACCCACTCAATCATGGTGCGCCTCTCCTTCGTGGGCCGGTTCGGCGGGGTTCTCGTAATAATCTTCCCGCACCATCAGTACGGAGTGGCCGATTCCTTTCGAGACGAGAATCAACACGACGGTGGCGAGCAATCCAAAAACCGCGGTGTAGCCGGGAAAGTTCTCCAGCGCGAAAACCGCGTGGTGTTTGTGGACCAGGAAAAACTCGACCGCCGCGAGGAGGACGAGGAGCACGGCCGTATAAAGGATCAGCTTCTCTTTCTTCATTGAATCACCAATTTTGCCAATGCCAGAAAATAGTCGGGGAAAAGACCGACCAGGACCGAGAGGATCGCCGTCACCATCAACGGGACGTAAACGAAAGGGGAGGCCTCGCCGAAATCTTCGTCATGACTGGTGCCCGCTCCATGTCCTAGGGTATGGTCGTCGTGGGCCGCCATCGCCCCGACGCTCTGGGGCGCCGGGTGAAGCGCAGGGCCGTGACCGTGCGCCTCCCCCTCCGGCGCATGAAAGAAGGCGGTGTAGATCACCGGGACAAAGTAGCCGGCGTTCAGGATCGTGCTCGCGATCAGAACGAAGAGGATCGGAATCTGGCCCGCCTCGATCGCCCCGAGGGCGAGATACCACTTCGTCACGAACCCTGCCACCGGCGGCACCCCGATCATGCTGAGCGCGCCGATCGAAAAGGCGGTCATCGTCCAGGGCATCTTCCGCCCGATCCCCCGCATCTGGCTGATGTTGGTTTTGTGCGAGGCGACATAGATTGAGCCGGCGCAGAAGAAGAGGGTGATCTTCGAGATCGCATGATTGGCGATGTGAATGACCCCGGCGGTCATCCCGCTCGGGGAGAGAAGCGCCGCCCCTAAAATCACATAGGAGAGCTGGCTCACCGTCGAGTAGGCGAGCCGGGCTTTCAGATTGTCCCGCGTCAATGCATAGATGGAGGCCATGATGATCGTGAACGAGACGAGATAGGCGGTCATGACGCCGAGATGAAGCTGGCCCATCAGCTCGGGGCCGAAGACGTGGAAGATCACCCGCAAGACCGAGAAGACGCCGACCTTCACGACCGCCACCGCATGGAGCAGGGCGGAGACCGGGGTCGGCGCGACCATCGCGGCCGGCAGCCAGGCGTGGACCGGCATGATCGCCGCTTTGGCAAAACCATAGATAAAGAAGAGGTAGATCAAAACCAGCATCCACGGCGCCCCTTTTCCGGCGAAGAGCCCCCCTTTGGAGAACTCAAGGGTTCCGGCGACGCTGTAGGTCAGGATGATCGCCGCCAGCAAAAAGGTCTTCGAGGCGCCGACGAGATAGATCAGATATTTCCGGGCCCCCAGGAACGACTCCGGCGTCTCTTTATGATTGACCAGCGGGAAGGTGGCGAGGCTGAGGAATTCGTAGAAGATAAAAAGGGTCAGGAGGTTCGCGGAGAAGGCGACGCCGAGGGCCGAGGCGACGCTGATCGCGAAGCAGGCGAAGTAGCGGGTCTGCTTCTTCTCATTCGTCCCTCGCATGTAGCCGATGGAATAGAAGGTGGTGACGATCCAGAGCCCCGAGGCGATCGTCGCGAAGACCATCCCGAACGGATCGACGCGGAATTTGATGTCGAGCCCCGGAACGAAAGTATAGAGGGTATATTCGAGAATCTGTCCCGAGAGGATCGTCGGCGCCATCGAGAGGACGATCAGAAACTTGATGATCCCGGCCCCGATCGACCATCCCTCCCGGACGTTCGGTTTTTTGTCCGAGGCGAGAATCAGGCCGACGGCCACCATTGAAACAAGGATGGCGAGAAGGGGGCGGATGTCGCTCATTGCTTCCAAGGAAACCTCTTTGCTTTCTTTACCATTTCAACAAACTGATTTCATCGACGTTGGTCGTCGCCTTTTTCCGGAAGAAGACGATGATGATCGCCAAGCCGACGGCGGCTTCCGCGGCGGCGATGGTGATGATGAAGAGCGAGATGATTTGTCCGTTGACCGATTCGAAATGGCGCGAGAAGGCGACCAGGTTGATGTTGGCGGCGTTCAGCATCAATTCGATGGCGTAGAGGATAATCAAAAAGTTCTTCCGGATCAAGACGCCGATCAGGCCGATGACGAACATGACGGTGGAGACGATCACATAATAGGAGAGGGGAATCATCAGGACGATCCTATCTTATCGAGCGCGCCGCGCCGGGCCTCTTCCGTAACCGAGTCGGGGGTCCCTTCCGGGTGGCCGTTTCCGGTCCGGGGAAGGGGGACCTCCAGCGCGTGCGCGCCGTTCCCCCCCATCTTTGCGTCGGGACGGGGCTGTTTTGCCAAGACGAGCGCCCCGATGATGCCGCCGAGGAGGATCACCCCGACCATTTCGAACGGGAGAAGATATTCATTGAAGAGGGAGAGGCCGATCGCCTCGGTGTTCCCGACGGCGGGGAGGGCGGCCGCCCCGGGGGCGCTCCCTTCCAGGGTCGGCGATTTGAAGAGGACGATCAAAATTTCCGCCAGGATCACCAGGCCGAAAAAGAGGGCGAGCCAGGTCTGACGGTGAAGGACCCCTTCGCTGCTTTTCAAGTCGAGGAGCATCAGAACGAATAGATAAAGAATAAGAACCGCGCCGGCATAGATGATGATTTGAATGGCGGCGAGAAATTCGGCATGGAGCAATACGAACAAGCCGGCGACGTGAAGAAAAGTAGAAAGGAGGGCGAGGGTGCAGTAGATCGGATTACGAAGGCCGATCGTCAAGACGGACGAGAAGAGGGCCATCCCTGAAAAATAAAGAAAAAATAAAAGCTGTGCCATGAACTCCTTGTGCCTTGAATCTCTTGATATCGGGGCGATTCTTTTGATCGCCCGGCTTTTTGATCGCAGTTTCAGGGCGAATACAAGATTCGCCCCTACTCCGCCTTCGGGGTCCCGGCGGCCGGTTC encodes the following:
- a CDS encoding complex I subunit 4 family protein, translating into MTNHLLSFILFTPFIGAFLLFFVSNKQREIVHGIAATFAGLSLLGSAYLMFVYDHAAGGFQFQEQTVWSSELGISFFLGVDGIGAPMVLASAMLMFAGIFVSWHIKDRLKEFYINLLVLGSATIGVYMSLDLFFLFFFYELSVIPMYLFLVIWGRHTKGYLDMKKAGDPLSDSVAHFFNFNRSSKEYAAMKLTLYLSLGAVVALLGLLLVYVDSGLRTFNIIEIAEKGHLLKSKENLYFWLIFLGFAPIAAIFPFHSWSPVGYAAAPAAASMMHAGVLKKLGHFTIIRICFYLFPTATQQWMPIIAVICVINIFYGGLVAFLQKDTKFVVGYSSVAHMGYIFLGMASLNQISLTGAVFFLFADAMAMGLLFALAGYIYYQTHTLDIPSMGGGLASKMPFIATAFVIGSAASFGMPGAMNFIGELMVFLGSWRVYPVQTVLAAMAITITWAYYFRMIRDMFFGAPDPRMAHVVDARSLVDRLPLVLLASMTIFFGLYPAPFINVIQSGVMPILARMEAPAAPSLPATAAEPASFSIEIDPPKDDDTKPAADPVLGGK
- a CDS encoding complex I subunit 4 family protein; this encodes MDQIFASDQIGFPVLTLLLLLPALGALAIAFLKDERQMRVTALATTSVVFALSLLLPLLFQRGTPNMQFVEELNWIRPLGAAYHLGVDGFSLFLVTLTTFLMVLLVLFSWKGVELNLKQYLICLLVLETTVVGVFMAIDLLLFFLFWEIMLIPMYFLIKIWGGANRDYASLKFVLYTLLGSVLMLVGFVILYLNYHDYALAQNLSQSYSFSILDLLKAPMSETKQNIVFLLLFFGFAFKVPMFPFHTWLPDAHVEAPTAGSVLLAGVLLKMGTYGFVRFSLPLLPEASINFVPMMTILSVIGIVYGALLALAQDDIKKLIAYSSISHLGFVVLGIFALNRTGIQGGMIQMLNHGISTAGLFLVVGFLYERRHTRAISEYGGLGRRLPIFAAFYMIISLSSMAFPGTNGFVGELLILVGAAQLDWRLTVTAIVGVLLGAAYLLWLYQRIMMGQITNPKNEKIPDLDRREIGICVALAVMIFWVGIYPMPFLKAMDGSIDFVAQRVAGSTPAVTEPAVEVTPAGLFQFDSIEELLPSFPPFTNENLPPIADKVSLAGMEAPND
- a CDS encoding Na(+)/H(+) antiporter subunit D, giving the protein MIEWVHPGLLLILGAALIPFLKGKVKEGYLVALPAAAFLLVVFLDPGRYGVFNFLGNELVMGRVDKMSLVFSYIFTLMATIGMVYALHVKNDLEHIAALTYAGSALGVVFSGDLFTLFLFWEIMAFASVMLVWARGKEGEAPGFRYLLVHVFGGVALLAGIVIHATETKTLLFDALPHGGWGGSLILLGFLVNAAAPPLHAWLPDAYPEATVTGTVFLSAFTTKTAVYVLARGYAGMELLMWLGAFMALYGVGYAMIENNIRRLLAYHIVSQVGFMVAGIGIGTQLAINGAVAHAFAHILYKALLMMGMGSVIFMTGKRKATELGGLYKTMPITFVLFMIGGFSISGVPLMSGFISKSMTISAAGEAHRIAIYVMLMLASCGTFISTTLKLPYAVFLGEDKKIPAKDPPVNMIWGMGLAAFFCILLGVWPTLLYQLLPNAVEYHPYTLEHLFQSFQLLAATGLVFLLFLKKLHPEPTISLDTDIVYRKGGEGLLWAANNPIAEYEAFVTEAYNNVIIQPMKRFVAACRRFDVGVIDGAVNAIGRGIFGGSWYSNLIENYVVYGFINMVGYSNHVLARIFRRLQTGSVHNYAMVIIVGIFFLVNIYWMFKEQIKGLMMVMLQ
- a CDS encoding transglutaminase-like cysteine peptidase, which gives rise to MKKEKLILYTAVLLVLLAAVEFFLVHKHHAVFALENFPGYTAVFGLLATVVLILVSKGIGHSVLMVREDYYENPAEPAHEGEAHHD
- a CDS encoding monovalent cation/H+ antiporter subunit D family protein, whose product is MEAMSDIRPLLAILVSMVAVGLILASDKKPNVREGWSIGAGIIKFLIVLSMAPTILSGQILEYTLYTFVPGLDIKFRVDPFGMVFATIASGLWIVTTFYSIGYMRGTNEKKQTRYFACFAISVASALGVAFSANLLTLFIFYEFLSLATFPLVNHKETPESFLGARKYLIYLVGASKTFLLAAIILTYSVAGTLEFSKGGLFAGKGAPWMLVLIYLFFIYGFAKAAIMPVHAWLPAAMVAPTPVSALLHAVAVVKVGVFSVLRVIFHVFGPELMGQLHLGVMTAYLVSFTIIMASIYALTRDNLKARLAYSTVSQLSYVILGAALLSPSGMTAGVIHIANHAISKITLFFCAGSIYVASHKTNISQMRGIGRKMPWTMTAFSIGALSMIGVPPVAGFVTKWYLALGAIEAGQIPILFVLIASTILNAGYFVPVIYTAFFHAPEGEAHGHGPALHPAPQSVGAMAAHDDHTLGHGAGTSHDEDFGEASPFVYVPLMVTAILSVLVGLFPDYFLALAKLVIQ
- the nuoK gene encoding NADH-quinone oxidoreductase subunit NuoK is translated as MIPLSYYVIVSTVMFVIGLIGVLIRKNFLIILYAIELMLNAANINLVAFSRHFESVNGQIISLFIITIAAAEAAVGLAIIIVFFRKKATTNVDEISLLKW
- a CDS encoding NADH-quinone oxidoreductase subunit J; protein product: MAQLLFFLYFSGMALFSSVLTIGLRNPIYCTLALLSTFLHVAGLFVLLHAEFLAAIQIIIYAGAVLILYLFVLMLLDLKSSEGVLHRQTWLALFFGLVILAEILIVLFKSPTLEGSAPGAAALPAVGNTEAIGLSLFNEYLLPFEMVGVILLGGIIGALVLAKQPRPDAKMGGNGAHALEVPLPRTGNGHPEGTPDSVTEEARRGALDKIGSS